The DNA region ACGCTCCGGCCCGGAGAGGACCCGTACCCTTACCTGAAGACCATCGCCGTGCGCAGGGCCTACAGCCATCTCCGACGGCACCGAGTCCACGCATCCCTGGAGGAGATTCCACAGGACCTTCCCCAGCTTCGCGTGGCGGGCCGCCCCACCGATCTGAGGCGGGTGTACTCGTGGGCGGAGACCCTTCCGGCGCAGCGGCGCCTCGTCTTCCTGCTTCGGGAGGTTCTGGGGCAGCCGGACTCCGAAGTGGCCGTCCTGCTCGGAATACGAGAGGCCACCGTCCGGCGACACGCCTCCCTGGCCCGGGAGGCCCTGGAAAAGGCCCTGAATCGGGGGGGAGGAGCCTTCTGACCCGCCCTGACC from Acidobacteriota bacterium includes:
- a CDS encoding RNA polymerase sigma factor, producing MAEDPARPEEWAAAARRGDESAFERLLKHYYAPLFRTIFQIVPQSEDVEDILQEAFFRFYRSLGTLRPGEDPYPYLKTIAVRRAYSHLRRHRVHASLEEIPQDLPQLRVAGRPTDLRRVYSWAETLPAQRRLVFLLREVLGQPDSEVAVLLGIREATVRRHASLAREALEKALNRGGGAF